From a region of the Haloferax volcanii DS2 genome:
- a CDS encoding NAD(P)/FAD-dependent oxidoreductase yields the protein MSQSYVIVGDGIAGASAAETLREEEPDADITIITDEGEPLYNRILIKEFAKGKLPEAPISIHDESWYDDRDVDLELDTLVTDIDPEGHTVTAHDGTEYDYDKLLLAVGGTPTQLPVENSDAEGIHHFWTFQDARDIKEHIEGADNSVVIGAGLLGIDLAAITAAQEVEGKYLMRGKAWWRYALSEEGAEIIHEALRERNVEPVFDSGVDHFEVDDDDRVTTAVDPNGDRYDADFVGIAIGLNFNTEILGGTDIEYDNGIYTDEFMRTNHDDIFAAGDITEFHDLILGDRAQNGAWGSAKEQGTIAAKNMVDYGSEEFRWVSSYSITHFDFPFLSFGHPTLGDDHVEAKYSDTEWRRLAIKDGKIVGGVLIGDLSPQTKYKKLMREQVDVSGQKEILVKQDFQLDDLEGAAAEQ from the coding sequence ATGAGCCAATCGTACGTGATCGTCGGCGACGGTATCGCCGGGGCCTCAGCGGCTGAGACACTCCGCGAAGAGGAACCCGACGCCGACATCACCATCATCACGGACGAGGGCGAACCGCTGTACAACCGCATTCTCATCAAGGAATTCGCCAAGGGCAAACTGCCCGAGGCCCCCATCTCCATCCACGACGAGTCGTGGTACGACGACCGCGACGTGGACCTCGAACTCGACACGCTCGTCACGGACATCGACCCCGAGGGCCACACCGTCACCGCCCACGACGGCACCGAGTACGACTACGACAAACTCCTCCTCGCCGTCGGCGGCACGCCGACCCAACTCCCCGTCGAGAACTCCGACGCGGAGGGCATCCACCACTTCTGGACGTTCCAGGACGCCCGCGACATCAAAGAGCACATCGAGGGCGCGGACAACTCCGTCGTCATCGGCGCGGGCCTGCTCGGCATCGACCTCGCGGCCATCACCGCCGCCCAAGAGGTCGAGGGCAAGTACCTCATGCGCGGCAAGGCGTGGTGGCGCTACGCGCTCTCCGAGGAAGGCGCGGAAATCATCCACGAGGCGCTCCGCGAGCGCAACGTCGAACCCGTCTTCGACTCCGGCGTCGACCACTTCGAGGTCGACGACGACGACCGCGTCACGACCGCCGTCGACCCCAACGGCGACCGCTACGACGCCGACTTCGTCGGCATCGCCATCGGCCTGAACTTCAACACGGAGATTCTCGGCGGCACCGACATCGAGTACGACAACGGCATCTACACGGACGAGTTCATGCGGACGAACCACGATGACATCTTCGCGGCCGGTGACATCACCGAGTTCCACGACCTCATCCTCGGCGACCGCGCCCAGAACGGCGCGTGGGGCTCCGCCAAAGAGCAGGGCACCATCGCGGCCAAGAACATGGTCGACTACGGCTCCGAGGAGTTCCGCTGGGTCTCGTCGTACTCCATCACCCACTTCGACTTCCCGTTCCTCTCGTTCGGCCACCCGACGCTCGGCGACGACCACGTCGAGGCCAAGTACTCCGACACCGAGTGGCGGCGTCTCGCCATCAAGGACGGCAAAATCGTCGGCGGCGTCCTCATCGGCGACCTCTCGCCGCAGACGAAGTACAAGAAGCTCATGCGCGAGCAGGTCGACGTCAGCGGGCAGAAGGAAATCCTCGTGAAGCAGGACTTCCAGCTCGACGACCTCGAAGGCGCGGCGGCCGAACAGTAA
- a CDS encoding DUF7124 domain-containing protein, whose product MTLAFELSALKQLGDPNAAFSDARTWTKYIGVVSEKPTYVVTNFTRKERIRQDFFSGPRGVEESLENVMRQFDTDRHVFIGTSDEDRAVAEETGWEYLPVEDAAEAAEWVLAGDDDAPADPFEAEGRDDWP is encoded by the coding sequence ATGACGCTCGCGTTCGAACTCTCCGCGCTCAAACAGCTCGGCGACCCGAACGCGGCGTTTTCGGACGCGCGAACGTGGACGAAGTACATCGGCGTGGTGAGCGAGAAGCCGACCTACGTCGTGACGAACTTCACCCGGAAAGAGCGCATCCGGCAGGACTTCTTCTCCGGACCGCGCGGCGTCGAGGAGAGCCTCGAAAACGTGATGCGCCAGTTCGACACCGACCGGCACGTCTTCATCGGCACGTCCGACGAGGACCGCGCGGTGGCCGAAGAAACCGGCTGGGAGTACCTCCCGGTCGAGGACGCCGCCGAGGCCGCCGAGTGGGTGCTCGCCGGCGACGACGACGCCCCCGCCGACCCCTTCGAGGCCGAGGGGCGCGACGACTGGCCCTAG
- a CDS encoding FxsA family protein, whose product MRTRTLMALLLLIPLSDALLLVVVAQYIDLVPTVALVVLTGLVGMLIVRAEGRHTLRSLQSKFAGGDLPTNEVMDGGLLIAAGAFLLTPGLVTDTIGFLLAIPVTRYPIREVLKRFVVKPYLDKRADGFVTGNVWTTGFPQGDFGPGGPGGSPGPSGGSGSSGSGSSGSSSGGDGVYDADPDSYRFDRDSNDST is encoded by the coding sequence ATGCGAACGCGCACGCTGATGGCGCTCTTGCTCCTCATCCCCCTCTCCGACGCGTTGCTGCTCGTGGTCGTCGCGCAGTACATCGACCTCGTGCCGACCGTCGCGCTCGTCGTCCTGACCGGGCTCGTCGGGATGCTCATCGTCCGCGCCGAGGGGCGACACACCCTCAGAAGCCTCCAGTCGAAGTTCGCCGGCGGCGACCTCCCGACGAACGAGGTCATGGACGGCGGCCTGCTCATCGCCGCGGGCGCGTTCCTCCTCACGCCGGGGCTCGTCACCGACACCATCGGCTTCCTGCTCGCCATCCCGGTGACCCGGTACCCCATCCGCGAGGTGCTCAAGCGCTTCGTCGTCAAGCCGTACCTCGACAAGCGCGCCGACGGCTTCGTCACCGGCAACGTCTGGACGACCGGCTTCCCGCAGGGCGACTTCGGTCCCGGCGGTCCCGGTGGCTCGCCCGGCCCGAGCGGCGGAAGCGGTTCCAGCGGCAGCGGCAGTTCCGGCAGTAGCAGCGGCGGTGACGGCGTCTACGACGCCGACCCCGACTCGTATCGGTTCGACCGCGACAGCAACGACTCCACGTAA
- a CDS encoding TrmB family transcriptional regulator, which produces MTSLRDLGLSEYEARAYRALLRTGATTAKELSRASDVPMGRVYDVLNSLEQYHLSRSQAASRPKKYVAVEPDTALDRLLESKRQELAEKAEQYENVVAELTDELDAAEPVHDQFWTAAVGADETIDLLVERLAAADDSLVMVAGTPSPQFDLDAVGDLVVDELEAALDRGVDVSMLMSPGLVDSLPESVGQSYMDRLSSRSNFRARTAENVTGVFNLIDDVEVCIEVPNPLNPGQAFAMIDLKDPEFAADLRATFDPRWEEAAPLPL; this is translated from the coding sequence ATGACCAGTTTGCGAGACCTCGGGCTGTCCGAGTACGAGGCCCGAGCCTATCGCGCCCTCCTGCGGACGGGCGCGACGACGGCCAAGGAGTTATCCCGCGCCAGCGACGTGCCGATGGGCCGCGTCTACGACGTGCTGAACAGCCTCGAACAGTACCACCTCAGCCGGAGTCAGGCGGCCAGTCGGCCGAAGAAGTACGTCGCCGTCGAGCCCGACACGGCGCTCGACCGCCTGCTCGAATCGAAGCGCCAAGAGCTGGCCGAGAAGGCCGAGCAGTACGAGAACGTCGTCGCCGAGCTGACCGACGAACTCGACGCCGCCGAGCCGGTTCACGACCAGTTCTGGACGGCCGCGGTCGGCGCTGACGAGACCATCGACCTGCTCGTGGAGCGACTCGCGGCGGCCGACGACTCGCTCGTGATGGTCGCCGGGACGCCCTCGCCGCAGTTCGACCTCGACGCCGTCGGCGACCTCGTCGTGGACGAACTGGAGGCGGCGCTCGACCGCGGGGTCGACGTGTCGATGCTCATGTCGCCGGGGCTCGTCGACAGCCTGCCCGAGAGCGTCGGCCAGAGCTACATGGACCGGCTGTCGAGCAGGTCGAACTTCCGCGCGCGCACCGCGGAGAACGTCACGGGCGTGTTCAACCTCATCGACGACGTGGAGGTCTGTATCGAGGTGCCGAACCCCCTCAACCCCGGACAGGCGTTCGCCATGATAGACCTGAAAGACCCCGAGTTCGCCGCCGACCTCCGAGCGACGTTCGACCCGCGCTGGGAGGAAGCGGCACCGCTCCCGTTGTAG
- a CDS encoding DUF6149 family protein produces MVFTCIRPEADDEMKIRQNIRHFATKKALTMPVIGDIATEKMVDLHVRIFSERADPDRRGEREDHMAAFFECTFDTYLAALDAGFPEAEAREITHVQANFDFYNHGWTEMMEIPVDEIEAHYERYEEFFERHGIDIAEPLGEFRTIDIPDAPATLDKLDDPDHPHAEGGFADDVYVEDDSGEVGVGGADEPEDVDVSAAPGMQDVDRTDERTA; encoded by the coding sequence GTGGTCTTTACGTGTATTCGACCCGAAGCGGACGACGAAATGAAGATTCGCCAGAACATCCGCCACTTCGCGACGAAAAAGGCGCTCACCATGCCGGTCATCGGCGACATCGCCACCGAGAAGATGGTGGACCTCCACGTTCGCATCTTCAGCGAGCGCGCGGACCCCGACCGCCGAGGCGAGCGCGAGGACCATATGGCGGCGTTCTTCGAGTGCACCTTCGACACCTACCTCGCGGCGCTCGACGCCGGCTTCCCCGAGGCCGAGGCCCGCGAGATAACCCACGTCCAGGCCAACTTCGACTTCTACAACCACGGCTGGACCGAGATGATGGAGATTCCGGTCGACGAAATCGAGGCCCACTACGAGCGCTACGAGGAGTTCTTCGAGCGCCACGGCATCGACATCGCGGAGCCGCTCGGCGAGTTCCGCACCATCGATATCCCCGACGCGCCCGCGACGCTGGACAAACTCGACGACCCCGACCACCCCCACGCTGAGGGCGGCTTCGCCGACGACGTGTACGTCGAAGACGACTCGGGCGAGGTCGGAGTCGGCGGGGCCGACGAACCCGAGGACGTGGACGTGTCGGCCGCGCCGGGGATGCAGGACGTCGACCGCACCGACGAGAGGACCGCTTAA
- a CDS encoding TetR/AcrR family transcriptional regulator, protein MSADETPDQSVPDEVHEELMAATYRALCAHGYADLTMQRIADEAGKSKSLLHYHYGTKQELLVAFLDYLFDRFEARVAATEGDAPETRLRVLLDKMVPDGDDDGDYDRFGLALNELRTQAPYVETYRERVARNEAVIRRRLADIIREGVEKGDFREVDADRTASLLFAALDGARLQRVAVTDPSGTETASQSAFDAPTEVRAALDEFVVENLVREGGDE, encoded by the coding sequence GTGAGTGCAGACGAGACGCCGGACCAGTCGGTCCCCGACGAGGTCCACGAGGAACTGATGGCCGCGACCTACCGGGCGCTGTGCGCCCACGGCTACGCGGACCTGACGATGCAACGAATCGCAGACGAGGCCGGAAAGAGCAAGTCCCTCCTCCACTACCACTACGGGACGAAACAGGAACTGCTCGTCGCCTTTCTCGACTACCTGTTCGACCGCTTCGAGGCGCGGGTCGCCGCGACGGAGGGCGACGCCCCCGAGACGCGGCTCCGGGTCCTCCTCGACAAGATGGTCCCGGACGGCGACGACGACGGCGACTACGACCGCTTCGGACTGGCCCTCAACGAACTGCGGACGCAGGCCCCCTACGTCGAGACCTACCGCGAGCGGGTCGCCCGCAACGAGGCGGTCATCCGCCGCCGCCTCGCCGACATCATCCGCGAGGGCGTCGAGAAGGGGGATTTCCGCGAGGTCGACGCCGACCGAACGGCGTCGCTCCTCTTCGCCGCGCTCGACGGCGCGCGCCTCCAGCGCGTCGCCGTGACCGACCCCTCGGGAACCGAGACGGCGAGTCAGTCCGCCTTCGACGCGCCGACCGAGGTCCGCGCCGCGCTCGACGAGTTCGTCGTCGAGAACCTCGTTCGCGAGGGAGGTGACGAATGA
- a CDS encoding winged helix-turn-helix domain-containing protein, whose translation MSDSASVREDSVLDCDDCISPAEAFGIVADETRLTILEALWESPDRPIPFSELRRRVGVDDSARFNYHLGKLRGQFVRKTDEGYDFRHAGEKVVRAVLAGTFNEDPVLSAFPAPGSCVACGGSLEADYGDEKLTISCADCARVHAHEEFPPGGLEGRSSEALLSAFDQRVRHLHCLAADGVCPECGGTTSTALSRDADPFDLEVVVTHRCAQCAYEAVSPVGLVLLDESTVLGFLSSRGRDVCGTPFWRFPWVVGDEALTVVSEEPWRIRVRIDADDEHLVVELDGDLSVVDSAVEPAERVA comes from the coding sequence ATGAGCGACTCCGCATCCGTCCGCGAGGACTCGGTCCTCGACTGCGACGACTGCATCTCGCCGGCCGAAGCGTTCGGCATCGTCGCCGACGAGACTCGACTCACCATCCTCGAAGCGCTCTGGGAGTCACCCGACCGCCCCATCCCCTTCTCCGAGCTCCGCCGACGGGTCGGCGTCGACGACAGCGCGCGGTTCAACTACCACCTCGGAAAGCTCCGCGGCCAGTTCGTCCGCAAGACCGACGAGGGCTACGACTTCCGCCACGCCGGCGAGAAGGTCGTCCGCGCCGTGCTCGCGGGGACGTTCAACGAGGACCCCGTCCTCTCCGCCTTTCCGGCCCCCGGCTCCTGTGTCGCCTGCGGCGGCTCGCTCGAAGCCGACTACGGCGACGAGAAACTCACCATCTCCTGTGCCGACTGCGCTCGGGTCCACGCCCACGAGGAGTTCCCGCCCGGCGGTCTCGAAGGCCGCTCGTCGGAGGCGCTCCTGTCGGCGTTCGACCAGCGCGTGCGACACCTCCACTGCCTCGCCGCCGACGGCGTCTGCCCCGAATGCGGCGGGACGACGAGCACCGCGCTGTCCCGCGACGCCGACCCGTTCGACCTCGAGGTAGTCGTCACTCACCGCTGCGCCCAGTGCGCTTACGAGGCCGTCTCGCCCGTGGGGCTGGTGCTCCTCGACGAGTCGACGGTCCTCGGCTTCCTCTCCTCGCGGGGCAGAGACGTGTGCGGGACGCCGTTCTGGCGGTTCCCGTGGGTCGTCGGAGACGAGGCGCTCACCGTCGTCTCCGAGGAGCCGTGGCGCATCCGCGTCCGCATCGACGCGGACGACGAACATCTCGTCGTCGAACTCGACGGCGACCTGTCGGTCGTCGACTCCGCGGTCGAACCCGCCGAGCGAGTCGCGTAA
- a CDS encoding DUF255 domain-containing protein: MTDETRVEWREWGPDAFAEARAADKPILLSLSATWCEDCHEMDAETYAEPRIAANLNDGFVPIRVNVDRQPRIRERYNMGGFPSTVFLAPDGHPITGATFIGPDGMRQVIDRVREVWDKKGAEAGRLPRALRGDLPPAGEVSPQIESHLAGQLEVAFDEAHGGWGDAAKFPLPRTVEFALKRDRSRALRSLDAIRDGLYDPVEGGFFRYADDAAWSKPNREKTLESNAALLRAFANGYRYTGEDAYLDPASGAADFLVDSLWTGTGFAGSMGPAAGTDYYLLGKEGRDNAPGPRTDLTVYAGGNALAADALLVLAGLTDDERAREFGSRALSRVAEDLVDDGVVTHFRSGGDAGEDLLLEDQARVVAAACRARQVLGDETVAGDPLLDFAAEVADAAIDELFDEGSFLDGPASGEALLSSPLRPLDGNVEMANALVDLAALTGDERYREVAQETIAAFAGAWDRIGVQVAAYGTAAARLLRDPLVVELNDGVGSDLHRAALRVADHEALVVPDADADGLPAGTARVSAGETAVEATTPEELMEAVSTVTPDA; encoded by the coding sequence ATGACCGACGAGACGCGCGTCGAATGGCGAGAGTGGGGTCCCGACGCGTTCGCCGAGGCGCGAGCGGCGGACAAACCAATCTTGCTTTCGCTGTCGGCGACGTGGTGCGAGGACTGTCACGAGATGGACGCCGAGACGTACGCCGAACCGCGCATCGCGGCGAACCTCAACGACGGCTTCGTCCCGATTCGGGTGAACGTGGACCGCCAACCGCGCATCCGCGAGCGGTACAACATGGGCGGCTTCCCCTCGACCGTCTTCCTCGCGCCCGACGGCCACCCCATCACGGGCGCGACGTTCATCGGCCCCGACGGCATGCGGCAGGTTATCGACCGCGTGCGCGAGGTGTGGGACAAGAAGGGCGCAGAGGCCGGCCGCCTCCCGCGGGCGCTCAGGGGCGACCTCCCGCCCGCGGGCGAGGTGTCGCCGCAGATCGAATCGCACCTCGCCGGCCAGTTGGAAGTCGCCTTCGACGAGGCCCACGGCGGCTGGGGCGACGCCGCGAAGTTCCCGCTCCCGCGGACCGTCGAGTTCGCGCTGAAGCGCGACCGAAGCCGGGCGCTCCGGTCCCTCGACGCGATTCGCGACGGGCTGTACGACCCCGTCGAGGGCGGCTTCTTCCGCTACGCCGACGACGCCGCGTGGTCGAAGCCGAACCGCGAGAAGACGCTCGAATCGAACGCCGCGCTCCTGCGGGCGTTCGCCAACGGCTACCGCTACACCGGCGAGGACGCCTACCTCGACCCCGCGTCGGGGGCCGCCGACTTCCTCGTCGACTCGCTGTGGACCGGGACCGGCTTCGCCGGGAGCATGGGCCCCGCGGCGGGGACGGACTACTACCTCCTCGGGAAGGAGGGCCGCGACAACGCGCCCGGCCCGCGAACCGACCTCACGGTGTACGCCGGCGGCAACGCCCTCGCCGCGGACGCGCTGTTGGTGCTGGCGGGGCTCACCGACGACGAGCGGGCCCGCGAGTTCGGTTCGCGCGCGCTCTCGCGGGTCGCAGAGGACCTCGTCGACGACGGCGTCGTGACGCACTTCCGGTCCGGCGGCGACGCGGGCGAGGACCTCCTGCTCGAAGACCAGGCGCGCGTGGTCGCCGCGGCCTGCCGCGCCCGGCAGGTGCTCGGCGACGAAACGGTGGCGGGCGACCCGCTTCTGGACTTCGCCGCCGAGGTTGCCGACGCCGCCATCGACGAACTGTTCGACGAGGGCTCGTTCCTCGACGGCCCCGCGAGCGGCGAGGCGCTCCTGTCGTCGCCGCTGCGCCCGCTCGACGGGAACGTGGAGATGGCGAACGCGCTCGTCGACCTCGCGGCGCTCACCGGCGACGAGCGCTACCGCGAGGTCGCACAGGAGACCATCGCCGCGTTCGCTGGCGCGTGGGACCGCATCGGCGTGCAGGTCGCCGCCTACGGAACCGCGGCGGCGCGGCTGCTCCGCGACCCGCTCGTGGTCGAACTCAACGACGGCGTCGGCTCCGACCTCCACCGGGCGGCGCTCCGCGTCGCGGACCACGAGGCGCTCGTGGTTCCGGATGCCGATGCCGACGGTCTCCCGGCGGGGACCGCGCGCGTCAGCGCCGGCGAGACGGCGGTGGAGGCAACCACTCCCGAGGAGTTGATGGAGGCGGTCTCCACGGTGACACCCGACGCCTAA
- a CDS encoding MATE family efflux transporter codes for MSAKAKDVNLVDGDLVKPMLVLSLPLVFSQIMQVAYNLADTFWVGRVGTEAVSALSFSWPLVFLMISFGGGFTVAGTVLVAQNKGAGNHDEVDHAAGQTLGFVILLSAGFAVIGYLLTPILLPLIGTTPGTEVHQLAVEYTRTIFLGVAFMFGFFIFQALLRGWGDTKTPMYLMGLGVVINVFLDPFLILGFNANPIFGLLGLESLGQSLFAATGFTGFGVQGAAIATVFSRGVGALVGFWLLLSGRVGISLSPRDLIPEREMVERIVRIGAPSSIEQSTRALGVTALTALVAYAAVNAGGASTETAVAAFGIGNRLNSLVFLPAIGLAQGTSTVVGQNLGADQAERAEHAVFWGVGIIVTALVFVSAAAYLFAEPIVAVFIPGEPAVIAIGVDYLRIIGPTFLFLGAFNVVNGGFRGSGSTRTAMVFSLISLWVLRIPAAFVLVEFFSMGPTGIWYGIAFSNVGVALLAFAWFTRGTWKNSVVDVGPAVPTDD; via the coding sequence ATGAGCGCGAAGGCCAAGGACGTCAACCTCGTCGATGGCGACCTCGTCAAGCCGATGTTGGTGCTGTCGCTCCCGCTCGTCTTCTCGCAGATTATGCAGGTCGCGTACAACCTCGCCGACACCTTCTGGGTCGGGCGCGTCGGCACCGAGGCCGTCTCGGCGCTGTCGTTTTCGTGGCCGCTCGTCTTCCTCATGATTTCGTTCGGCGGCGGGTTCACCGTCGCCGGGACGGTCCTCGTCGCCCAGAACAAGGGCGCGGGCAACCACGACGAAGTCGACCACGCCGCCGGCCAGACCCTCGGGTTCGTCATCCTGCTTTCGGCCGGGTTCGCGGTCATCGGCTATCTGTTGACGCCGATACTGCTCCCGCTCATCGGGACGACGCCCGGCACCGAAGTCCACCAGTTGGCGGTCGAGTACACGCGCACCATCTTCCTCGGCGTCGCGTTCATGTTCGGCTTCTTCATCTTCCAGGCGCTGCTCCGCGGGTGGGGCGACACCAAGACGCCGATGTACCTGATGGGGCTCGGCGTCGTCATCAACGTCTTTCTCGACCCGTTTCTCATCCTCGGGTTCAACGCGAACCCGATATTCGGCCTCCTCGGGCTCGAAAGCCTCGGACAGTCGCTGTTCGCCGCGACCGGCTTCACCGGCTTCGGCGTGCAGGGCGCGGCCATCGCCACGGTGTTCTCCCGCGGCGTCGGCGCGCTCGTCGGCTTCTGGCTCCTGCTGTCGGGCCGGGTCGGCATCAGCCTCTCGCCGCGCGACCTGATTCCGGAGCGCGAGATGGTCGAGCGCATCGTCCGCATCGGCGCGCCGTCGAGCATCGAACAGTCGACCCGCGCGCTCGGCGTGACCGCCCTCACGGCGCTCGTCGCCTACGCCGCGGTCAACGCCGGCGGAGCCAGCACCGAGACCGCGGTCGCCGCGTTCGGTATCGGCAACCGCCTCAACTCGCTGGTGTTCCTGCCGGCAATCGGCCTCGCGCAGGGGACCTCGACGGTCGTCGGCCAGAACCTCGGCGCTGACCAGGCCGAGCGCGCCGAACACGCCGTGTTCTGGGGCGTCGGCATCATCGTCACCGCGCTGGTGTTCGTCTCCGCCGCCGCCTACCTGTTCGCCGAACCCATCGTCGCGGTGTTCATCCCCGGCGAGCCGGCGGTCATCGCCATCGGCGTGGACTACCTGCGAATCATCGGCCCGACGTTCCTGTTCCTCGGGGCGTTCAACGTCGTCAACGGCGGGTTCCGCGGCAGCGGCTCGACCCGGACGGCGATGGTGTTCTCGCTCATCTCGCTGTGGGTGCTTCGCATCCCCGCGGCGTTCGTCCTCGTGGAGTTCTTCTCGATGGGCCCGACCGGCATCTGGTACGGCATCGCCTTCTCGAACGTCGGGGTGGCGCTGCTCGCCTTCGCGTGGTTCACCCGCGGCACGTGGAAAAACAGCGTCGTCGACGTCGGCCCCGCCGTGCCGACCGACGACTAA
- the mptA gene encoding GTP cyclohydrolase MptA, whose protein sequence is MSHQLPDVQASQPDVTVGLSQVGVTGVEKLVKIARDGKRPLVLMAEFEVFVDLPGGRKGIDMSRNMQVIDEVLEAAVSEPAYRVEDMCGDAAERLLAKHEYTTTAEVSMTAELVVREDTPASGLSTQSTAEIIASATATDEGTREEIGAEVVGMTVCPCSQGMSASRARDVLQDLAVDDDTIEEFLDKVPQPGHSQRGHATLTVETQGSPEVDLMDLIDIARDSMSARIYNLAKRPDEDHMTYHAHANAKFVEDCVRSMAELSLEALDHLGDDAVVHMKQSNDESIHQHNAHAEREVTLGQLRDELDA, encoded by the coding sequence ATGAGTCACCAGTTGCCTGACGTACAGGCCTCCCAGCCGGACGTGACCGTCGGGCTGAGCCAGGTCGGCGTCACGGGCGTCGAGAAGCTCGTCAAGATCGCCCGCGACGGGAAGCGACCCCTCGTCTTGATGGCGGAGTTCGAAGTGTTCGTCGACCTCCCCGGCGGCCGCAAGGGCATCGACATGAGCCGAAATATGCAGGTCATCGACGAGGTCCTCGAAGCCGCCGTCTCCGAGCCGGCCTACCGCGTCGAGGACATGTGCGGCGACGCCGCCGAGCGCCTCCTCGCCAAACACGAGTACACGACGACCGCCGAGGTCAGCATGACCGCCGAACTCGTCGTCCGAGAGGACACCCCCGCAAGCGGCCTCTCCACCCAGAGCACCGCCGAAATCATCGCCAGCGCCACCGCGACCGACGAGGGCACTCGCGAGGAAATCGGCGCGGAAGTTGTCGGCATGACCGTCTGTCCCTGCTCGCAGGGCATGTCGGCCTCCCGCGCCCGCGACGTGTTGCAGGACCTCGCCGTCGACGACGACACCATCGAGGAGTTCCTCGACAAGGTCCCCCAGCCGGGTCACTCCCAGCGCGGCCACGCCACGCTCACCGTCGAGACGCAAGGCTCGCCGGAGGTCGACCTTATGGACCTCATCGACATCGCCCGCGACTCGATGTCGGCGCGCATCTACAACCTCGCCAAACGCCCCGACGAGGACCACATGACCTACCACGCCCACGCCAACGCGAAGTTCGTCGAGGACTGCGTCCGCTCGATGGCCGAGCTGTCCCTCGAGGCGCTCGACCACCTCGGGGACGACGCGGTGGTCCACATGAAACAGTCGAACGACGAGTCGATTCACCAGCACAACGCCCACGCCGAGCGCGAGGTGACGCTGGGACAGCTCCGCGACGAACTCGACGCCTGA
- a CDS encoding NAD(P)/FAD-dependent oxidoreductase — translation MIGIVGGGIAGLAAAYRLQNRGHDVRVFEAADSLGGLAATYETNGDDIEKFYHHLSKSEETIVELAAELGLEDDLEWRIGKNAYYVDGVVHPLDTAWQIAAYPHMSLYDKFRLGMLTLGVDVRGGIPDFDAYEELAEYEHTPIEEFVVEHTTRGVYDNFVDPLLDGKFGERKRDVSASWFLGRVRFRGERDLLRGEKLGYFDGGFAPFIDALVEAVGREHIETDARVTELDTDGEAVSTLTVETDDGTETHEVESVVVATMPNVLEDLTGFPCDIDFQGAVCGLATMSESLMDTYWLNIAHDAPFGSLIEHTNFVPKERYGGDHLLYVASYVQGPHEELWQMSDEEVEDAWFDEIEEMFPDFDRSAVEEFKIARNPRAGPVYERGYLDLVVPYDLGDDVAEGVYYAGMASEAQYPERSLNGGIVAGYEVADRIDRSQ, via the coding sequence ATGATAGGCATCGTCGGCGGCGGCATCGCGGGCCTCGCCGCGGCGTACCGACTCCAGAACCGGGGTCACGACGTTCGAGTCTTCGAGGCGGCTGACTCCCTCGGCGGCCTCGCAGCGACCTACGAGACGAACGGCGACGACATCGAGAAGTTCTACCACCACCTCTCGAAGTCCGAAGAAACCATCGTCGAACTCGCCGCGGAACTCGGCCTCGAAGACGACTTGGAGTGGCGCATCGGCAAGAACGCCTACTACGTCGACGGCGTCGTCCACCCGCTGGACACCGCGTGGCAAATCGCCGCGTACCCCCACATGAGCCTCTACGACAAGTTCCGCCTCGGCATGCTTACCCTCGGCGTCGACGTGCGCGGGGGTATCCCCGACTTCGACGCCTACGAGGAACTCGCGGAGTACGAACACACCCCAATCGAGGAGTTCGTCGTCGAGCACACGACCCGCGGCGTCTACGACAACTTCGTCGACCCGCTTTTGGACGGCAAGTTCGGTGAGCGCAAACGCGACGTGTCGGCGTCGTGGTTCCTCGGGCGCGTGCGCTTCCGCGGCGAGCGCGACCTACTGCGCGGCGAGAAACTCGGCTACTTCGACGGCGGCTTCGCGCCCTTCATCGACGCGCTGGTCGAGGCGGTCGGCCGCGAGCACATCGAGACCGACGCGCGCGTGACCGAACTCGACACCGACGGCGAGGCGGTCTCGACGCTGACCGTCGAGACGGACGACGGGACCGAGACCCACGAGGTCGAGTCGGTCGTCGTGGCGACGATGCCGAACGTGCTCGAAGACCTCACGGGCTTCCCCTGCGACATCGACTTCCAAGGGGCGGTCTGCGGGCTGGCGACCATGTCGGAGTCGCTGATGGACACCTACTGGCTCAACATCGCCCACGACGCGCCGTTCGGGTCGCTCATCGAGCACACGAACTTCGTGCCGAAAGAGCGCTACGGCGGCGACCACCTGCTGTACGTCGCCAGTTACGTGCAGGGACCGCACGAAGAGCTCTGGCAGATGAGCGACGAGGAGGTCGAAGACGCGTGGTTCGACGAAATCGAGGAGATGTTCCCCGACTTCGACCGGTCGGCGGTCGAGGAGTTCAAAATCGCTCGTAACCCCCGCGCCGGCCCGGTGTACGAACGCGGCTATCTCGACCTCGTGGTCCCGTACGACCTCGGCGACGACGTGGCCGAGGGCGTCTACTACGCGGGGATGGCGTCGGAGGCGCAGTACCCCGAGCGGTCGCTGAACGGCGGTATCGTGGCCGGCTACGAGGTCGCGGACCGCATCGACCGCAGCCAGTAG